The Pseudomonas solani genome segment CGGCGACCGCCAGGTATTCCAGGGCGCCGAACTGTACCGCCTTGCTGCCGCCGCCGGCCCAGTTCACTGCGACGGGGAAGAGGGTGAGGCCGATGGAGGTGATCACCGTGCCGGTTACCAGCGGCGGGAAGAAGCGCACGATGCGTGCCATGAAGGGGGCCAGCAGCAGGCCGAAGAAGCCGGCTGCGATGGTCGCGCCGAAAATACCCTGCAGGCCGACGCCGGGCATGCCGGCCATCACCACCATGCTGCCGACGGCGGCGAAGCTCGCGCCCATCATTACCGGCATGCGGATGCCCACCGGGCCGATGCCGAGCGACTGCACCAGGGTGGCGATACCGGCGACCAGCAGGTCGGCGTTGATCAGGAAGGCGATTTCCTCGCGGGACAGGCCGGCCGCCTGGCCGACGATCAGCGGCACGGCCACGGCGCCGCCGTACATCAGCAACACGTGCTGGATGCCGACGAGCAGGAGTTGCAGCAAAGGCAGGCGTTGATCGGCGGGCGGAATGGCGAGCTCGGGCTCGGTCAGCTTGGTCATGCAACACCTCTGGCGCTTTTGTTTTTGTTGAGCCTTATAGGCCGCAGCCGGCAAAGGCCGGCTGCGATCCTGGTATTCATGTTTCTGCCATCCAGGCCCAGCTGTGAGCGGTGGATGGGGCACGCGGAACAAATGGCAGGGCCTGATGCTGGAGGTGCACCGGAACGCCGTGCCGGAAGACGATAAAAAAAGCCTGCCTGGGGCAGGCTTGAAACACGGGCTGCAGCTTGGGGATGCGGCCCGTCGTGGTCGAGATCAGTTGGTCTTGGCGCCCTGGGCGATCCAGGAGCCGATCAGGTCACGCTCGGCCTGGGTCATCTGGGTGATGTTGCCCAGCGGCATGATCTGGGTGGCGACGGCCTGAGCCTGGATCTTCGGCGCGAGGGCCTGGATCTGCTGCGGAGTGTCGAACATCACGCCACCCGGAGCCGCCGTGAACAGGGGGCTGGTGGGGGTGGCGGAATGGCAGACGGAGCAGCGTTCCTGGATCACGCTGTGGACCTTGTCGAAGTCCGCACTGCCGGCATTGGCCTGGGCGGTAGCGGGCGCCTGCTCGGTGGCGGGCTGGGCCGGGGCCTGGGCCTGCTCAGCGGGCTTGCTGGCTTCGGTGGTGGCTGCCGGCGCTGCGGCTTCGGTCTTGGCCGGTGCGGTGACCGGGGCGACGTTGGCGGTGGGCGCGGTGGCGGCCTTGTAGTTCGGCGAGGTGACGAAGGCCAGGCAGATCATGCCCAGTGCACCGGCCGGGAGGGTCCAGGCGAACTTGTTGCTCTCGTGGCGGGTGTTGAAGTAGTGGCGCACGAGAACGGCGATCACCGCGATCCCGGCCAGGATCAGCCAGTTGTACTTGCTGCCGTAGGTGCTCGGGAAGTGGTTGCTGATCATGATGAACAGCACCGGCAAGGTGAAGTAGTTGTTGTGGCGCGAGCGCAGCAGGCCCTTGGCCGGCAGGGCCGGGTCCGGGGTGCGGTTCTCTTCGATGGCCTTAACCAGTGCACGCTGTGCCGGCATGATGATGCGGAACACGTTGCCGACCATGATGGTGCCGATCAGTGCGCCGACGTGGATGTAGGCACCACGGCCGCTGAACACCTGGGTGAAGCCCCAGGCGGCGCCGATCACCAGCACGAAGAGGATCAGGCCGAGGAGGGCGGGTTGCTTGCCCAGGGGCGAGTCGCACAGCAGGTCATAGATGAACCAGCCGGCGATCAGCGAACCCACGCCGATGGCGATGGCTGCCGCAGGGGCGAGGTCCAGGCCGGGGGCGATCAGGTACAGGGTCGGGTTCAGGTAGAACACCACGGTCAGCAGGGCGACGCCCGACAGCCAGGTGAAATAGGCTTCCCATTTGAACCAGTGCAGGTTGTCCGGCATTTTCGGCGGGGCGAGCTTGTATTTCTCCAGGTGGTAGATGCCACCCCCGTGGATCGCCCACAGGTCACCGGCCAGCCCGTCGCGCGGGGCCTTGCGGTTGAGGTTGTTCTCCAGCCAGACGAAATAGAACGATGCGCCGATCCAGGCGATACCGGTGATCATGTGAACCCAGCGAATGCTCAGGTTCAGCCATTCGGTCAGATGTGCTTCCACAGTACGTACCTCTTTCCCGAACGATCGGCACGGCGATCGCTGGGCTTCTCTTATTAGTGGTGGGGGTCGAGGAAGAGCTGTTCGTCCTCGGTGAAGTAATGCTCATCGCAGTTGTTGCCAGAACCACTGCGATCAACCACCAGGAAGTCATCCCGCTTTTCGATCGTCAGCACCGGGTGGTGCCAAACGCCGCGATGGTAATTAACGCCCTGCTTGCCATTGGTGAGGAAAGCACGGACCAGACCCGGTACAGGTGCATCGCCAACGGGCGCGACCACGACCAGAAAGGGGTTGCCGAGCAGCGGTATGAAGGCCTGGCTGCCCTGCGGATGTCGTTCAAGCATGCTGATGGGGCGGGGCATCTCCAGGGATTCGGCGCTGAAGATGCTGATGATCGCCTTGTCGTCCGGCTGGGCCGTTTCGACGGTGGCCAGCTTGTGGTAACGGCGGGTGGAGCCGTTGTTGATCATGAAGAATTCGCTGCCTTCGGTTTCGATGACGTCACCGAACGCGGCGAAGGCTTCTTTGGTCAGGGGCTCGATCTTGAGAGTGCGCATGCTGTTCTTCTTATCCTTACTGTCGCCCCGCCACGGTGACGGGGGTTGCCGGAAGCTGTCCGGCGTTAACTGGCCACCTTGCCGAACAGGCGCAGGCGGCTGACGCCTCCGTCCGGGAACACATTCAGGCGTACGTGGGTGACGGGGCCGAGGGCCCGGATCTGTTCGATGTATTCGTGTTCGGCGTGCATCGAGAGTTTCTGGCTCGGTAGCAGCTCGCGCCAGAACAGGCTCTGGGTCTCGATCTGGCTGTCGGTGCCGCCTTTGACGAAGGCTGCCTGGATCGAGCAGCTGTCGGGGTAGTTGCCCTTGAAGTGCAGGGTGTCGACCACGATGCGCTCGATCTCGCCGGGGTGACCGAGGGCGACTATCACCCAATCGTTGCCAGGCGTGCGGCGGCGGGCGGTTTCCCAGCCGTCACCCATGTTGATGCCACGGCCCGGGTTGAGGATGTTGCCCATGCGGCCGAAGTGCTCGTCGGAGCAGGCCAGCGCGCGGCCGCCATTGAGGGCGGCGGCGAGGTCGAGCTGCTCGTTGTCGCCGACCGCGCTCCAGTCGCGATGGGGCACGCCGTATACGCGCAGGCGCGCCACACCACCATCGGGGTAGATGTTGAAACGCAGGTGGGTGAAGGCCTGGTCGTTGTCGATCGCGTGGTAGTGTTGGCTGTCGCCCTTGAGCTCCACGGCGCCGAGCACGTCGCTCCACTGGGTGTTCTCGTCCGGGTCGCCGTTGGCCACGAAGCAGCCTTCGAGGGACGCGGACGGCGGGTAGTTGCCGGTGAAGAAGCTGGTGTCGATGTCCACGCCCTTGATCGAGCCCGGTACACCCAGGCGGATCACGGCATGGTCGTAACCTTCGAAACGCTTGCGGCGGGATTCCCAGCCGTCCATCCACTTGCCGTTGTCGTCGAACACGCCTTCCTTCCAGACGGCCGCGGTCGGCTGGAACAGGCGGTTGACGTCAGCGAACCAGTCGTCGGTGACCGAGAGTGCTCGGGTCCCGAGGCGGGCATCGGCGAGGTTGACGTACTTTTCGAAGGGTACTGCGTAGCTCTTCATTACGGTCTGCCTTGGAACTGGGGCATTACGTGGTGCGGCGTGCGTGCAGCTGGGGTTACATCTGCTGCAGGCGGAACAGCGCGATCTTGTTGATCTCGGCCAGGGCCCGGCTGAACTCGGCTTCGGGGGAGTTGTGGATGCGCTCCTCGAAGGCCGCCAGGATCTGGTGCCGATTGCTGCCCTTCACCGCCATGATGAAAGGGAACCCGAACTTGGCCTTGTAGGCGTCGTTCAGCTCGGTGAAGCGCGAGAACTCTTCAGCCGTGCATTCGTGGATGCCGGCACCGGCCTGTTCGCTGGTGCTGGCTTCGGTCAGTTCGCCACGGACGGCGGCCTTGCCTGCCAGGTCCGGGTGAGCGTTGATCAGGGCCAGCTGGGCGTCGTGGCTGGCGCTGAGGAGGATGTCGGACATGCGCTGGTGCAGGCCGTCGATCTGGTCGACGCTGGCGTCCAGGCCGAGGTCGTAGGCCTTCTCGGCGACCCAGGGCGAATGCTCGTAGATGTCGGCGAAGGCGCTGACGAAGGCATCGCGGGACAGGCTGGACGGGGTGATCTTCTGGAAGCTGCTCATTGGGCGTTGCCTTGGAAAGGGTGGGTGGTGTGCCAGTGGCGGGCGATGTCCACGCGGCGGGCGAACCAGACCTTGTCGTGGCTCTTCACGTATTCGATGAAGCGGGCCAGGGCGGCGAGGCGCGCGGGGCGGCCCAGCAGGCGGCAGTGCATGCCGATGGACAACATCTTCGGCGCGCCGGCGGCGCCTTCGGCGTAGAGCACGTCGAAGGCGTCCTTCAGGTATTCGTAGAAGTCGTCGCCCTTGTTGAAGCCCTGCACCTGGGTGAAGCGCATGTCGTTGGTGTCGAGGGTGTAGGGGATGACCAGGTGCGGCTTCTCCACGGTGCTGGCCGGGTCCCAGTAGGGCAGGTCGTCATCGTAGGTATCGGAGTCGTAGAGGAAGCCACCTTCTTCCATCACCAGGCGGCGGGTGTTCGGGCCGGTGCGGCCGGTGTACCAGCCCACGGGGCGCTCGCCGGTCAGTTCGGTGAGGATGCGGATGGCCTCGAGCATGTGCTCGCGCTCCTGCTCCTCGCTCATGTACTGGTAGTCGATCCAGCGGTAGCCGTGGCTGCAGATCTCGTGGCCGGCCTCGACCATGGCGCGGATGGCGTCCGGGTGACGCTGGGCGGCCATGGCGACGGCGAAGATGGTCAGCGGGATGTCGTGCTTCTTGAACAGGTTGAGCAGGCGCCAGACGCCGACGCGGCTACCGTACTCGTAGAGGGATTCCATGCTCATGTTGCGCGCGCCCTGCAGGGGCTGCGCCGCGACCATCTCGGAGAGGAAGGCTTCGGATTCCTTGTCGCCATGAAGGATGTTGCGTTCGCCGCCTTCCTCGTAGTTGAGGACGAAGGAAAGGGCGACGCGAGCCTCACCCGGCCAGTGCGGATGCGGGGGATTGCTGCCGTAGCCGATCAGGTCGCGGGGGTAGTCGAGGCTCACTACTGGATTCCTTCTTGTCTATTGAGGGTTCGCGGAGCCGTGGCTGCGCGAACGCGATGGGTGATTGTATACAAATGTCGTTGCGTTTTGTAAATCGAATATTTGCCCAAGTCGACGTTCTGCAGGTTTGCAAAAAACTTGCCTGATTGGTCAGCTCTTTGCAATAAAACCCTTGTCGGGTGGAGGTATGCATCAAAATGGTGCCAGCTGCCCGAGCTCTTATGGAGGTGGGAAAAATTCTCGAATAATTGTGTACAATTCTGAAGAATAATGTCTTATATTTGTCGCATCGCGGTGCTTTGGATGCCCTTTCATAGGGCGGTAGGCACCCTGGATGCACCGAATTCAACGAGAAGAGGAGGCGTGGCAACCGCGGGTCGACGACTGCAGCGGGAGCCCGGAAAGCAATGGGACGATTGACCACCCACGTACTGGATGCCGCCCACGGTTGCCCTGGCAGCGACATCAGCATCGAGCTCTACCGCGTCGAGAACGGCGGCATGGAGCTGATCACCCGCACCACCACCAACGACGACGGCCGTTGCGATGCTCCCCTGCTGCAGGGCGAGAGCTACGCCACCGGCGTCTATCAGCTGCACTTCCATGCGGGCGACTATTACCGCAAGCGTGGCGTGAAACTGCCCGAGCAGGCCTTCCTCGACGTGGTCGTGCTGCGCTTCGGCATCAGTGCCGAGCAGGACCACTACCATGTGCCGCTGCTGATCTCCCCCTACAGCTACTCCACCTACCGCGGTAGCTAGTACCCGTCTTACCCCCTGACTCATCAGCGAGTCCTTTTTCCCAGCCCGTCCACACTGCGGGCTTTTTTTTGCCTGCGATTTGGTGCCTGTCAGCATGGAGCTAGACGGGAGAGTCCTGTCTGGACTGCGGGGTATGGCACTTCCGTACCAGGGTGATGGCATTTCGCCCCCTCTCTGACGAGTGGTTCGCATTTGGTCGGGAAAGGGCTTGAGCAAAGTTCCCGGCGCCATAAAAATGCCGCCCCGATGTCGAGATGCCACTATTCCAAGGACGGTCGCAATGCGTCTGCAGTCTTTCGCTGCGGGCTTCTGCCTGCTTTTCCCCGCTTTTTCTGTTTTTGCCGCTGACAGCCCCGGTGCGCCCTTCGCGGGTGACCGCGACCTGATCCGCGAGCGCCAGGACCGCATCCTCGAAGAACAGCGCAAGCGCCTGCAGGACCTCCAGCAATTGCCCGGCCGCGAGGCTCCCGTCCAGCCCAGCACCCCCGCCAGCCAGGGGCCGTGCTTCGACATCCGCAGCATCCGCCTGCAGGGCGCCAGCCTGATTTCCGCGTCGCGCCAGCGCGAGCTGCTCAAGCCCTTCGAAAACCAGTGCCTGGACAGCGGGCGCCTCAACGAGCTGCTCAAGGCCATCACCCAGCACTACATCGACAAGGGCTACGTCACTTCGCGCGCCTACCTGCCGCAGCAGGACCTGGCCGACGGCGAGCTGGACGTCATCGTGGTCGAAGGCAAGCTCGAAGGCCTCGACAGTTCGGCCATCGCCAGTGACCGCGAACTGGCCATGGCGTCGCCCGCCCGCAACGGCGAAGTGCTCGACCTGCGCGAAATGGAACAGCTGGTGGACCAGATCAACCGCCTGCCGTCGCGCCCCGCGCAACTGGAGCTGGTGCCCGGCGCGGACGTGGGCGGCAGCCGCGTGCAGCTCAAGGGCGAGCCGAGCAAGCCCTGGCGCGTGGGCCTGAACCGTCACAACGACGGCCAGCGCAGCACCGGCGAGCAGCAGTGGGGCGCCAGCCTCGACTGGGACAGCCCCTTCGGCTTGGCCGACCAGCTCAGCCTGCGCGGCGGCGGTGACCTGGTTAGCGACCACTGGAAGCACTCGGCCAACCAGAGCGTCCTCTACAACCTGCCCTACGGCTGGTGGAACTTCAGCTACGCTTACAGCCAGAGCTACTACCGCACCCGTAACGACAACAGCGGCTTCCCCTTCGTCACCGACGGCGAGAGCAAGAACCACCAGCTGCGTGCCGAGCGCGTGCTGCACCGAGACAGCGTCAGCAAGACCGCCGCCAGCCTCGGCGTCGCCCACCTGGAAACGCGCAACTATGTAGAAAACAGCCTGCTCGGCAACTCCAGCCCGCGCCTGACCGAATCCCAGCTGGGCTTCAACCATGGCCGGCGCATCGGCAATGCCTTCGTCAACGTCGATGTCGGCTGGCAGCGTGGCATCGGCGCCTTCGATGCCCAGCACGACCGCACCGAGTCCCACCGCTCACCCGAGGCCCGCTACAACAAGTACAGCCTCACCGCCAGCTACCTGCAGTCCTTCCAGCTGCTGGGGGAATCCTTCAGCTTCGACAGCCTGGTCAACGGCCAACACAGCGAAGACGTGCTCTACAGCCCGCAACGCATCAGCGTCGGCGGCCTCAGCTCGGTGCGTGGCTTCAAGGAGCAATCCCTCTCCGGTGACACCGGCGCCTACTGGCGCAACCAGCTGCGCTGGCGCCGGCCGGTGACCTGGGCTGTGCTGCAGCCTTTCGTGCAGGAATACGGCGCTGCCTTCGCCTACGACCTGGGGGTGATCCACGGCGATCGCTACAACCCCGGCCAGAGCGGCCGCCTCAGCGGCAACGCCTTCGAGTTCAGCGCCCGGGGCCAGCACCTGGCCGCCTCGGTCACCTTCGCGCGGTCCCTGGAACGCCCTGACGCCATCACGCGCCAGGAGCACCCGGTGTACTTCCGCTTCGACCTCTTCTTCTGATTTCAGCTTCGCCCGGAGTTCCAGTACATGGACGTTCGCAGCCCCCTGTTCCAGAACATCGCCACCCTCCTCGTCGGCGTGATGTTCCTCAACCCCATCGTCTCCACCGCCGCTGACTTGGCGGTGGATGCTGCTGCCGGTGGCAACACCAGCATCGGCAGCGCTGACAATGGCGTGCCCGTGGTCAACATCGCCACGCCCAATGCCAATGGCCTGTCCCATAACCGCTTCACCGACTACAACGTCGGCCAGCAGGGGCTGATCCTCAACAACGCCACCGACAAGCTGCAGAACACTCAGCTCGGCGGCTACATCATCGGCAACACCAACCTCAACGGCCGCGCCGCCGGCCTCATCCTCAACGAGGTCAACGGCGGCAGCCCCAGCCAGCTCAAGGGCTACACCGAAGTAGCCGGGCAGGGCGCCCATGTCATTGTCGCCAACCCCCACGGCATCACCTGTGACGGCTGCGGCTTCATCAATACGCCCAAGGTCACCTTGAGCACTGGCAAGCCGGTGGTGGAGAACGGCCGCCTCGACCGCTACGACGTGGACGGCGGCGCCATCGCCATCGAGGGCGCCGGCCTCAACGCCGGCAATGTCGACCAGTTCGAGTTGATCACCCGCAGTGCGCAGATCAACGCCGAGCTGCACGCCAAGCAACTGGCCATGGTCACCGGCCGCAACGAGGTGGACGCCGCCACCCTGGCCGCCACTGCCAAGACCGACGACGGCAGCACCAAGCCGCAACTGGCCATCGACAGCTCCGCCCTCGGCGGCATGTACGCCGGCGCCATCCGCCTGGTGGGCACCGAGCAGGGCGTGGGCGTCAAGCTCGCCGGCGACATGGCCGCCAGCGGCGGCGACATCCAGATCGATGCCAACGGCAAGCTGACCCTGGCGCGTACTGCCGCCAGCGGCGACATCGCCCTCAAGGCCACCGATGTCGACCTGACCCGCAGCGCCTATGCCGGCGGCAAGGCCAGCGTCACCAGCGGCGGCACGGTCGAGGTGAAGGAAAGCCTGGCGGCCGCCGGCGACCTGAGCCTGAATGCCGCGCGCATCGACAACCACGGCAACCTGGAAGCCGGCGTGCGCGCCGACGGCAGCGCCAACACCGCCAGCGTCCTCGACATTCAGGGCGGCACCCTGACCAACCGCGGCAAGGTGCTGGCCCAGGGCACCCTCACCACCGACCTGGCGAAGCTCGACAACCAAGGCGCGCAGCTGGTCGCCGTCGGCTCCGCCCAGGTGAAGGCCCAGATCCTGGAAAACCAGGGTGGCCAACTCATCGGCCGGCAGGACCTGAAGGTCGACGGCCAGCAGCTGGACAACAGCGGCGGTACCCTGGCCGCCAACCAGGCGCTGACCGTCACCGTCACCGACGAGGTGAAGAACCTCGGCGACGGCCTGATCCTCTCCAAGGCCGACGGCCTGACCCTCACCACCGCCGTGCTGGACAACCAGGGCGGTACCCTCCAGGCCGACAGCGGTGAGCTCAAGGCCACCGCCAGCACTCGCCTGGACAACCGCAGCGGCAAGGTCCTCGCCGGCGACGGCAAGCTGACCCTCGCGGCCGGCGACCTGCTCAACCAGCAAGGCCGCCTCAATGCCCAGGGCGGCGCCCTCACCGCCACCGTCGACAGCCTCGGCAACGGCCAGGGTCGCATCCAGGGCGACAGCGTCGAACTCACCAGCACCACCCGCCTGGACAACGGCCAGGGCCAGATCGTCGCCACCCAGGGCGACCTCGGCATCAAGCGCGGCGAGGTCATCAACGACGGCGGCCAACTCCTGGCCAAACAGGCGGTGACGGTGGATGCCGACAGCCTGCGCAACCAGGGCGGCACTGTGGGTGGCGACAGCGCCAGTCTCACCCTGACCGGCAAGCTGGCCAACGACGGTGGCCTGATCGAAGCCAGCAAGACCCTCGCCCTCGACATCGGCTCCGCCAGCAATGCCGGCGGCAAGCTGCGCGCACTTGGCAGCACCGGCACCAGCACTTTCGCCATCGGCGGCCGCTTCGACAACGACGGCGGACTGGTGGAAATCGGCAACGCCGGCTTCAGCCTCACCAGCGCCAGCCTCAGCAACCAGCAGGGCACCCTGCGCCACGTCGGTACCCAGGGCTTCGCCCTCAGCCTGGCCGATGCCGGGCAGGCCGGCGGCAGCTTCATCACCAACGGCGTGCTCAGCCTCGACGTCGCCGACTGGACCAACAGCAGCCTGCTGCAGGCCCAGCGCCTGGACCTCAAGGTCGGCACCTTCACCCAGACCGCCAGCGGCAAGCTGGTGTCCATCGACGACATCATCGCCAGCGGTGGCGACTGGACCAACGACGGCGCCATCGAAACCGAAGGCAAGCTGCAACTGGCCCTCACCGGCCGCTACCAGGGCAACGGCAGCCTGAAGAGCCTGGGCGACCTGACCCTCAGCGCCGCCAATGCCGAACTCGGCCAGGGCGCGCAACTGCGCAGCGGCGGCAAGGGCGAGTTCCGCCTCGGCAGCAGCCTGGTCAACGCCGGCACTATCAGCACCGTGGGCGATGCCCTGTTGATCGTCGCCAGCCTCGACAACCGCGGCACTCTTGGCGCCGTGCAGAAGCTGCGCATCGAAGCCCCGACCCTGCTCAACCAGGGCCTGGTCTTCAGTGGCGCCGACATGGCCCTGCGCGCCAACAGCCTCACCAACCTCAAAGGTGACATCTACAGCCTGGGCGCACTGAGCGTGGCGAAGGACGATGCGAATGGGCAGATGGCGTTGCTGGAGAACCGTTCCGGCGGCATCGAGTCCACGGGCGACATGACCCTGCGTGCCGCCACCCTGACCAACCGCAAGGAGCTGTTCACCCCCGGCAAGACGTTGGTCTCCGGCTCCATCAGCGTGGTCTGCTACGACTGCAGCGGTGATCACCACAACGTCGACTACGTCGCCACCGAGCGTTTCGAAAGCTCGGTGCTGGAAGATTCCGCCGCGTCGCGCATCCACAGCGGCGGCAACCTCGATATCCAGGGCGGCGTCATCGCCAACCGTTACAGCAGCCTGAGCGCCACCGGCAACATCGGTATCCAGGGCACCAGTCTGGAGAACACCGGCGCCGCCACCGGCATCATCGAGCGCGTCCGTCGTTTCAATACTGGGCGCGTCACCGACGGCACCGATGAGCGCTTCCGCGACAACTACATCAATCCCTACAACGCCCAGCCGATGCCGAAGGAAGTGCCCAGTGCACTCTACAGCTGGGCGTTGACCAGCGACGTCGAGACGCGCACGCCTACCGGAGTCGGTTCGCCGGCCATCATCCAGGCCGGCGGCAACGTCAGCATCCAGGCCACCCAGCCCATCACCAACGACTCGGTCCTGGCCAACCAGGCACCCCAGGGCGGCACCGCCCAGAACCTGGACAGCCAGGTAGGCCTCACCAGCCAACCGCTGGTGGTGCAGCTCAATGCACAACTGGCGCCGGACGCCAACCAGCAGGCGGTCAACCCGGTGACGCTGCCGGGCTTCGGCCTGCCCCAGGGCCAGAACGGCCTGTTCCATGTCAATCAAGGGGCCGGCCATCGCTACCTGGTCGAGACGCGCGCCGAGTTCGCCAACCTGAAGAGCTTCCTCAGCTCCGACTACATGCTGAACCGCCTCGGCTTCGACGCCGACCAGGCGCAGAAACGCCTGGGTGATGGCCTCTACGAGCAGCGCCTGATCCGCGAAGCGGTGGTCGCCCGCACGGGCAAGCGCTTCATCGATGGGCTCGCTTCGGATGAGGCTCAGTTCAAGTACCTGATGGACAACGCCATCGCCAGCAAGGAAGCCCTCAACCTCGCCCCGGGCGTGGCCCTGAGCGCCGAGCAGGTGGCTGCCCTGACCCACGACATCGTGTGGATGCAGGAGCAGGACGTGAATGGCGAGAAGGTGCTGGTGCCGGTGCTCTACCTGGCTCAGGCCAAGGACCGCCTGGCGCCAAGCGGCGCACTGATCCAGGGCCAGGACGTCGCCCTCATCAGCGGCAGCACCCTCAGTAACAGCGGCACCCTGCGTGCCAGCAACCAGCTGCAGGCGTCCGCCCTGAACATCGACAACCGTGGCCTGATGCAGGCAGGCGATCGCCTGTCCCTGCTGGCCACCGACAGCATCCGCAACGCCCGTGGCGGCATCATCAACGGCAAGGACGTCAGCGCCATCGCCCTCACCGGCGACATCATCAACGAGCGCACCATCAGCCAGGACGCCCGCAGCGGCAAGAACTTCAGCCAGCTCACCAGCGTGGTGGACAAGGCTGCCGGGATCGAGGCGAGCAAC includes the following:
- a CDS encoding two-partner secretion domain-containing protein — its product is MDVRSPLFQNIATLLVGVMFLNPIVSTAADLAVDAAAGGNTSIGSADNGVPVVNIATPNANGLSHNRFTDYNVGQQGLILNNATDKLQNTQLGGYIIGNTNLNGRAAGLILNEVNGGSPSQLKGYTEVAGQGAHVIVANPHGITCDGCGFINTPKVTLSTGKPVVENGRLDRYDVDGGAIAIEGAGLNAGNVDQFELITRSAQINAELHAKQLAMVTGRNEVDAATLAATAKTDDGSTKPQLAIDSSALGGMYAGAIRLVGTEQGVGVKLAGDMAASGGDIQIDANGKLTLARTAASGDIALKATDVDLTRSAYAGGKASVTSGGTVEVKESLAAAGDLSLNAARIDNHGNLEAGVRADGSANTASVLDIQGGTLTNRGKVLAQGTLTTDLAKLDNQGAQLVAVGSAQVKAQILENQGGQLIGRQDLKVDGQQLDNSGGTLAANQALTVTVTDEVKNLGDGLILSKADGLTLTTAVLDNQGGTLQADSGELKATASTRLDNRSGKVLAGDGKLTLAAGDLLNQQGRLNAQGGALTATVDSLGNGQGRIQGDSVELTSTTRLDNGQGQIVATQGDLGIKRGEVINDGGQLLAKQAVTVDADSLRNQGGTVGGDSASLTLTGKLANDGGLIEASKTLALDIGSASNAGGKLRALGSTGTSTFAIGGRFDNDGGLVEIGNAGFSLTSASLSNQQGTLRHVGTQGFALSLADAGQAGGSFITNGVLSLDVADWTNSSLLQAQRLDLKVGTFTQTASGKLVSIDDIIASGGDWTNDGAIETEGKLQLALTGRYQGNGSLKSLGDLTLSAANAELGQGAQLRSGGKGEFRLGSSLVNAGTISTVGDALLIVASLDNRGTLGAVQKLRIEAPTLLNQGLVFSGADMALRANSLTNLKGDIYSLGALSVAKDDANGQMALLENRSGGIESTGDMTLRAATLTNRKELFTPGKTLVSGSISVVCYDCSGDHHNVDYVATERFESSVLEDSAASRIHSGGNLDIQGGVIANRYSSLSATGNIGIQGTSLENTGAATGIIERVRRFNTGRVTDGTDERFRDNYINPYNAQPMPKEVPSALYSWALTSDVETRTPTGVGSPAIIQAGGNVSIQATQPITNDSVLANQAPQGGTAQNLDSQVGLTSQPLVVQLNAQLAPDANQQAVNPVTLPGFGLPQGQNGLFHVNQGAGHRYLVETRAEFANLKSFLSSDYMLNRLGFDADQAQKRLGDGLYEQRLIREAVVARTGKRFIDGLASDEAQFKYLMDNAIASKEALNLAPGVALSAEQVAALTHDIVWMQEQDVNGEKVLVPVLYLAQAKDRLAPSGALIQGQDVALISGSTLSNSGTLRASNQLQASALNIDNRGLMQAGDRLSLLATDSIRNARGGIINGKDVSAIALTGDIINERTISQDARSGKNFSQLTSVVDKAAGIEASNSLNLSAGRDIHNIGGSLKAGGNATLSAGNDLVIASAAEENGSMRQDKRHFWSNTSTTQHGSDVQIGGNLQANAGQDLAVIASTVKAGGNVSLEAERDITIAAAADESSSEYRYKRSGKKINKEDSTIRQQAAVIEAGGDLDIEAGGNLLLSASKLKAGDEAYLYAGEQLALTAGQDSDYQLYDMKKKGPSAPRRPSATKSPMSAMSAPASSPAATSPSPAKVTSFTSALTWKAAAT